Proteins encoded in a region of the Panicum hallii strain FIL2 chromosome 3, PHallii_v3.1, whole genome shotgun sequence genome:
- the LOC112886688 gene encoding pentatricopeptide repeat-containing protein At1g52620-like: MSTRLLPRITPLPRRRPSPDPPVTPALAASLARILASRATDPTWSRSLAALLPPPLSDARLAAAVSSLADPDLALALLSWSRAHHRHHHDAPTPLAHSALLRLLSRARRFDAADATLQSMSPAAPPTRACLGALAAAYADAGMDGKAAETCARARELHGALPEPRHSNRLLRLLVERRRWEDARRLYDEMLAEEGRADNYSTCVMVRGLCLEGRVEEGRKLIEARWGAGCVPHVVFYNVLIDGYCRRGDIGRALLLLGDMETKGFLPTVVTYGAIINWLGRKGGFDKIGSLLQEMRVKGLCPNVQIYNTLTDALCKWLSASQAMAVLKLMFASGCDPDVVTFNTLISAFCREGDVRQAEQLLREAIRRELEPNQLSYTPLIHGFSISGEVMVASDLLVEMMGRGHTPDVVTFGALIHGLVVAGQVNEALVVREKMAERQVMPDANIYNILISGLCKKRMLPAAKNLLAEMLEQNVQPDKFVYTTLIDGFIRSENLNDARKIFEFMEEKGVCHDVVVYNAMIKGYCKFGMMSEAILCMSSMRKVGCIPDEFTYTTLIDGYAKQGNISAALRFLCHMMKRRCSPNVVTYSSLISGYCKIGDMDSAEDLFENMQSEGLFPSVIHYTIIIGSLFKKDEVIKAAAYFESMLLNHCSPNEVTLHYLVNGLTNSMSCIINLTSHSSTVKVHNKSALLDVFKGMVSDGLDPRISALNATIFSLCRHNMLEKALNLKDEMANKGYTPDPVTFLSLLYGFCSIGKPSNWRGVLPNEFQQDEFEIIFRYKTLFDQHVVKSVSLEVYRVLQLYAKEFQFIQQPDRRFVCS; the protein is encoded by the coding sequence gcgcgcctcgccgccgccgtctcctcccTCGCCGACCCCGACCTCGCCCTCGCGCTCCTCTCCTGGTCCCGggcccaccaccgccaccaccatgACGCGCCGACCCCGCTCGCCCACTCCGCGCTGCTCCGCCTCctctcccgcgcccgccgcttcGACGCCGCGGACGCCACGCTTCAGTCCATgtcccccgccgcgccgcccacgcGCGCCTGCCTcggcgcgctcgccgccgcgtaCGCGGACGCCGGGATGGACGGGAAGGCCGCCGAGACGTGCGCGCGCGCCAGGGAGCTGCACGGCGCGCTCCCGGAGCCGAGGCACTCCAACCGCCTGCTTAGGCTTCTCGTGGAGCGCCGGCGCTGGGAGGATGCCCGGAGGCTGTATGACGAAATGCTCGCCGAGGAGGGCCGCGCGGACAACTACAGCACCTGCGTGATGGTCCGGGGGCTGTGCTTGGAAGGGAGGGTGGAGGAGGGGAGGAAGCTGATTGAGGCGAGGTGGGGAGCTGGGTGCGTTCCGCACGTCGTGTTCTACAATGTGTTGATCGACGGGTACTGCCGGCGCGGGGACATTGGGAGGGCGTTGCTGCTGTTGGGTGATATGGAGACGAAGGGATTCCTGCCTACCGTGGTGACATACGGTGCTATTATCAACTGGCTCGGGAGAAAAGGTGGTTTCGACAAGATTGGGAGCTTACTTCAGGAAATGAGGGTGAAAGGGTTGTGCCCCAATGTTCAGATTTACAACACCCTGACTGATGCACTGTGCAAATGGCTGTCAGCATCACAGGCAATGGCTGTTCTGAAGCTAATGTTCGCAAGTGGGTGTGATCCGGATGTGGTCACGTTTAATACTCTGATATCAGCATTTTGCCGGGAAGGCGATGTTCGACAGGCCGAGCAGCTTTTGAGGGAGGCCATTAGGAGGGAGTTGGAACCAAATCAGTTAAGCTATACTCCATTGATCCATGGCTTCAGCATCAGTGGAGAAGTGATGGTTGCATCGGATTTGCTTGTGGAAATGATGGGAAGAGGACATACTCCAGACGTGGTTACATTTGGGGCATTAATTCATGGCCTTGTTGTTGCTGGGCAGGTCAATGAAGCCTTGGTTGTCCGGGAGAAGATGGCAGAGAGACAGGTGATGCCCGATGCTAACATATATAATATACTGATTAGTGGTCTATGCAAGAAACGGATGCTTCCTGCAGCTAAGAACCTTCTTGCAGAGATGCTTGAGCAAAATGTCCAACCTGATAAATTTGTGTATACCACTTTGATTGATGGTTTCATTAGGAGTGAGAATCTCAATGACGCAAGGAAAATATTTGAATTCATGGAGGAAAAAGGTGTCTGTCATGATGTAGTTGTCTACAATGCTATGATAAAGGGATATTGTAAGTTCGGAATGATGAGTGAGGCAATTCTGTGCATGAGCAGCATGAGAAAGGTTGGGTGTATTCCAGATGAGTTTACATATACTACACTTATCGATGGCTATGCTAAACAAGGTAACATAAGTGCAGCTCTTAGGTTCTTATGTCATATGATGAAGCGGAGATGCAGCCCAAATGTTGTTACATACTCGTCACTAATAAGTGGATACTGTAAGATAGGTGATATGGACAGTGCAGAAGATTTGTTTGAAAATATGCAGTCTGAAGGTCTATTTCCTAGTGTTATACACTATACAATTATAATTGGTAGTCTGTTTAAAAAAGATGAAGTGATCAAAGCTGCTGCATACTTTGAAAGCATGCTTCTTAACCATTGCTCTCCTAATGAAGTTACGTTGCATTATCTAGTTAATGGGCTCACAAATAGTATGTCTTGTATAATCAACCTAACCAGCCATAGTAGCACTGTTAAGGTTCATAACAAGAGTGCCCTTTTAGATGTATTCAAGGGAATGGTTTCTGATGGATTGGACCCAAGGATTTCAGCACTCAATGCTACCATCTTTAGCCTATGTAGACATAATATGCTTGAGAAAGCACTGAACTTGAAAGATGAGATGGCTAACAAAGGCTACACGCCAGACCCAGTTACCTTCCTTTCCCTACTCTATGGCTTTTGTTCTATTGGAAAACCAAGCAACTGGAGGGGTGTTCTTCCTAATGAATTTCAGCAGGATGAATTCGAGATAATCTTTAGGTACAAGACATTATTTGATCAGCATGTAGTTAAGTCAGTTAGCCTTGAGGTCTATAGGGTCTTGCAGTTATATGCTAAGGAGTTTCAGTTCATACAACAACCGGATCGGAGATTTGTTTGTTCTTGA